The Poseidonibacter lekithochrous region CTCCAGGAACTTCAACAGGATTTTGGAAACTCATAAAGATACCTTCATTAGCTCTTTGGGCAACATCTAGTTCTAATAAGTCTTTCTTTTTATATGTTACAGAACCTTCTGTTACAACACAGTCATAATGGGCACTAAGAGTTTTAACTAAAGTGGATTTTCCTGCACCATTTATTCCCATAAGCGCATGAACTTCACCATCTTTGATATTTAAATCTAGGCCTTTTAAAATTTCTTTATCGTTAATATTTACTTTTAAATTTTTTATTTCTAACATAGTATTTTCCACGTATTGGTTTAACCAACACTTCCTTCTAATGATATATTTAATAATTCTTTTGCTTCTGCTGCAAATTCCATAGGAAGTTCTTTTAAAACCTCTTTACAAAAACCATTTACAATCATAGATACGGCATTCTCTGCGCTAATACCTCTTTGTTGTACATAGAATAATTGCTCATCTGAAATTTTAGAAGTTGTAGCTTCATGTTCTATTTGAGCACTCATATTTTTTATTTCATGATAAGGATAGGTATGGGCATTACATGTATTCCCTATTAGTAATGAATCACATTCAGAGATGTTTCTTGCATTATGTGCATTTTTCCCAACTCTTACTAATCCTCTGTATGCATTAACTCCATGCATTGCTGAAATACCTTTAGATATTATAGTTGATTTTGTATTTTTTCCTAAGTGAATCATTTTTGTTCCAGTATCAGCTTGTTGAGCTTTTGAAGATATGGCAACAGAATAAAATTCACCAACAGAATTATCACCTTTTAAAACACATGAAGGATATTTCCATGTTAAAGATGAACCTGTCTCAACTTGTGTCCATGATATTTTTGAATTATCACCTTGGCATAAACCTCTTTTTGTAACGAAGTTTAAAATACCACCTTTTCCAGTTTCATCACCTGGATACCAGTTTTGAATAGTTGAATATTTTATTTGTGCATCTTTTAGGGCAACTAATTCTACGACTGCGGCATGAAGTGGTCTTTCATCTCTACTTGGAGCGGAACAGCCTTCATTATATGAAACGTAAGAACCTTCATCAGCTATGATAATAGTTCTTTCAAATTGACCTGTATCTAAGGCATTGATTCTAAAGTAAGTTGATAACTCCATTGGACAGTGAGTATTTGGTGGAATATATACAAAACTTCCATCTGTAAATACTGCCGAGTTTAAACAGGCAAAATAATTATCTCCCACTGGAACTACTGAAGCCAAATATTTTTTTAGAATTTCTGGATGATTGTTTGCGGCTTCTGAAATAGAACAGAAGATAATTCCTAATTTTTCTAACTCATCTTGATATGTTGTTTTAACTGATACTGAATCAAATACAGCATCAACTGCAACACCTGCAAGTTGCTTTTGCTCTTCAAGTGGAATCCCTAACTTCTCATATGTTTTTAAAATCTCAGGGTCTACTTCATCTAGTGAATCTAAAGCTTTTTTAGGTGCTGAATAATATGCGATATCTTGGTAATCGATTTTTGGATATTTTAAATTTGCCCAAGATGGCTCACTCATTTTTTGCCAACGCTTAAATGCTTTTAGTCTAAAGTCAAGTAACCATGAAGGTTCTTCTTTTTTTGCTGATATTGCTTTTATAACATTTTCATTTAATCCCTTAGCAAAAGTATCACTTTGTACTAAAGTCTCAAATCCTAATTTATAATCACTATTTATAACGTCATGTAGCTGTTTGTTTTTGCTCATAACAGACTCCAAATTATGTTGAATTTTAAATAGGACAATATTTGTCCTAAATTCAATATAACAGTAAAATAATTAAAAAAAACTTAAATAGGATAAAATTTGTCTTGTTTAAAAAGAACTAGAATAAATTAAATTTATTTAATATTGTTTTCTAGTCTTTTTGTATAATAAGAAATAGGGTAAGTAAGTGCTAAATACCCAATAGCTAGGGGAATATAACTCTCTAAAGTTGAATAAGTAATAGCATCAACTTCTTGTGCATTCATAGTAAATTCACTAATAGCAATAATAGATAATAGTGAAGAATCTTTGATAATAGAAGCAAATTGACCTGTTAATGCAGGCAACATTCTTTTAAAAGCCTGAGGAAAGATAATATATCTATACATCTGAAAATTTGACATTCCAAGACTTAAACTTGTTTCAAATTGTTCTTTCTCAATTGATTGAATTGCAGCTCTAATAATCTCAGATACATAAGCTCCTGAAAAAATAGCAAGTATAAATGTTCCTACTATATATCTATTTTCAAAACCTAAGTTATTTGCAAATACATAAAAGAAAATAAGTATCTGTACTAAAAGAGGAGTTCCTCTAATAATTTCAATATAAAATCTTGAAAAAAATCTTAATATGATTACTTTTGAGTTTTGTGCATAAGCAAAAAATAGACCAATAATAAAACTAAGAATCAAAGCAAAAAATGAGATTATAATAGTCATTATAAAACCATTAATAAACTTTTGTTTGTATTCATATACATGAGCCCAGTTAAAGTTATATGAAATATTTGAAAACATCAAATAAATAGGAGTAATAACAATTATTGCTAAAAATAGAAGATTGAAGAAATAAACTCCCCTTGATAGGGAGTTTGTTTTTTTATAATTCAATTCATTTATAAATAAGTTTTTAAATTTAAAAATAATTTGTTCCTAGAAAAAGAATGGGATATTTAACTCATCAAAAGTAGCTTTTGCTTCTTTTAAATGTTTATTTGCAAAAGTTGCAAATGTACCATCTTCTTTTGCTTTTGTAATAAATGCATCAACTTTAGTTTTTAATGGATCATTTTGTCTTAGTGCAACTCCCCAGTATTCAAAGTCAATTTGAAATGGTTTTAATAAAGCAATAGTTGTATCTTTATGTTGTACATAGTTTTTGTAAATAGTTAATTGATCGTAAAGAAAACCATCTGCTTTCCCTTGAACTACTTCTAATACACAAGTATTTTCTTTATCAAATACTAAAATCTCTGCATTTTTTAAATTCTTACTTGCATATACATGTCCAGTAGAACCTTTTTTAACAGCAATCTTTTTACCTTCTACATTTAATTCGTTAATAGAATTAACATTAGAATCTTTATTAACTAAAATTGCTAAAGAAGATTGTGCATAAGGAATTGAGAAGTCAATTGACTTTTTTCTCTCTTCTGTAATAGTCATTGATGAAATGATTAAATCAATTTTACCAGTTTTTAAAGAAGGAATTAATCCAGACCAAGCTGTATTTTCAATAACAACTTCCATTCCTAATTCTTCACCTAGTTTTTTAGCAAAGTCTACAGATACACCTTGAGGAATACCTTCTTTGTCACTCATTTCAAAA contains the following coding sequences:
- a CDS encoding transporter substrate-binding domain-containing protein produces the protein MKKLLSIIMISFLSVFFTACDNKTEVKEEKKVLKVGMELAYPPFEMSDKEGIPQGVSVDFAKKLGEELGMEVVIENTAWSGLIPSLKTGKIDLIISSMTITEERKKSIDFSIPYAQSSLAILVNKDSNVNSINELNVEGKKIAVKKGSTGHVYASKNLKNAEILVFDKENTCVLEVVQGKADGFLYDQLTIYKNYVQHKDTTIALLKPFQIDFEYWGVALRQNDPLKTKVDAFITKAKEDGTFATFANKHLKEAKATFDELNIPFFF
- the sufB gene encoding Fe-S cluster assembly protein SufB; its protein translation is MSKNKQLHDVINSDYKLGFETLVQSDTFAKGLNENVIKAISAKKEEPSWLLDFRLKAFKRWQKMSEPSWANLKYPKIDYQDIAYYSAPKKALDSLDEVDPEILKTYEKLGIPLEEQKQLAGVAVDAVFDSVSVKTTYQDELEKLGIIFCSISEAANNHPEILKKYLASVVPVGDNYFACLNSAVFTDGSFVYIPPNTHCPMELSTYFRINALDTGQFERTIIIADEGSYVSYNEGCSAPSRDERPLHAAVVELVALKDAQIKYSTIQNWYPGDETGKGGILNFVTKRGLCQGDNSKISWTQVETGSSLTWKYPSCVLKGDNSVGEFYSVAISSKAQQADTGTKMIHLGKNTKSTIISKGISAMHGVNAYRGLVRVGKNAHNARNISECDSLLIGNTCNAHTYPYHEIKNMSAQIEHEATTSKISDEQLFYVQQRGISAENAVSMIVNGFCKEVLKELPMEFAAEAKELLNISLEGSVG
- a CDS encoding amino acid ABC transporter permease — protein: MNYKKTNSLSRGVYFFNLLFLAIIVITPIYLMFSNISYNFNWAHVYEYKQKFINGFIMTIIISFFALILSFIIGLFFAYAQNSKVIILRFFSRFYIEIIRGTPLLVQILIFFYVFANNLGFENRYIVGTFILAIFSGAYVSEIIRAAIQSIEKEQFETSLSLGMSNFQMYRYIIFPQAFKRMLPALTGQFASIIKDSSLLSIIAISEFTMNAQEVDAITYSTLESYIPLAIGYLALTYPISYYTKRLENNIK